Proteins encoded by one window of Aliivibrio wodanis:
- the rlmI gene encoding ribosomal RNA large subunit methyltransferase I: MTVSIYLVKGRDKALRRRHPWIFSRGIDRIDGKAELGETVEIYSNSGEWLARGAFSPQSQIRARVWTFDKNEAVDKDFFVRRLNQAQGLRDVLAEREGLTGYRLIAAESDGLPGITIDRYQNYFVCQLLSAGAEANKDLLVEALIECYPECNIYERSDVSVRKKEGLKQRTGVLHGEEPPESVIIEENGVKISVDIVNGHKTGFYLDQRDSRERSCKYVKDKTVLNCFSYTGGFGLYALKGGAKHVINADVSQLALDNAKNNTEINGFDLSKAEFLNADVFKLLREYRDNGTKFDVVIMDPPKFAESKNQLTGACRGYKDINMLAMQILNPGGTLLTYSCSGLMDTGLFQKIVADAALDAKRTVQFIERFEQAADHPLDSAYPEGFYLKGFACRVV; this comes from the coding sequence ATGACTGTTTCAATCTATTTAGTAAAAGGACGTGATAAAGCATTACGTCGCCGTCACCCTTGGATATTTTCTCGTGGTATTGACCGCATTGATGGAAAAGCAGAGCTAGGTGAAACAGTTGAGATTTATTCAAACAGCGGCGAGTGGCTTGCTCGTGGTGCATTTTCTCCACAATCTCAAATCCGCGCTCGTGTTTGGACGTTTGATAAAAACGAAGCCGTTGATAAAGACTTCTTTGTTCGTCGTTTAAATCAAGCACAAGGCTTGCGTGATGTTCTTGCTGAGCGTGAAGGCTTAACTGGCTACCGTTTAATCGCTGCTGAATCTGATGGTTTACCGGGTATCACAATTGACCGTTACCAAAACTACTTTGTTTGCCAATTATTAAGTGCTGGCGCAGAAGCAAACAAAGATCTACTAGTTGAAGCATTAATTGAATGCTATCCAGAATGTAATATTTACGAGCGTTCTGACGTTTCTGTTCGTAAAAAAGAAGGTCTAAAACAACGCACTGGCGTTCTACATGGTGAAGAGCCACCAGAATCTGTAATCATTGAAGAGAACGGCGTAAAAATTAGCGTTGATATCGTCAATGGTCATAAAACAGGTTTCTATCTTGACCAACGTGATAGCCGTGAGCGTTCATGCAAGTACGTGAAAGACAAAACAGTACTTAACTGTTTCTCTTACACGGGTGGTTTTGGTCTTTACGCTCTTAAAGGTGGAGCTAAACACGTTATCAATGCTGATGTTTCTCAACTAGCACTGGATAACGCTAAGAACAATACTGAGATTAACGGGTTTGATTTATCTAAAGCTGAATTCTTAAACGCTGATGTATTTAAACTACTTCGTGAGTACCGTGATAACGGCACTAAATTTGATGTTGTGATCATGGATCCACCTAAATTTGCTGAATCAAAAAATCAGCTTACTGGTGCATGTCGTGGTTATAAAGACATCAATATGCTTGCTATGCAAATCTTGAACCCAGGCGGTACGCTATTAACGTATTCTTGTTCTGGTCTGATGGATACGGGTTTATTCCAAAAAATCGTTGCAGATGCAGCGCTTGATGCTAAACGTACAGTTCAATTTATTGAGCGTTTTGAACAAGCAGCGGATCACCCTCTTGACTCTGCTTACCCTGAAGGTTTCTACCTAAAAGGTTTTGCTTGCCGCGTTGTATAA
- a CDS encoding methyl-accepting chemotaxis protein, which yields MKKTILLVVCIMFAIAATASIVSTSYISNKEIDSIILKKSQAQASLLAINVGYILENSSQPLIDLQNLMTSLKGRSDITYAIVIDKNIQAVAHSDQKKQNKIYEDSYTIKGARQGVEQYSKWYADVQEVWVYDIMSPIYVNGQLYGTVDIGIPVTEVSDAATGILITQLITIVAIFIICICVLVWFMGRLFKPLSGLQLALEDISKGDGDLTVRLPIKGHDEIAHISIAFNTFAESINKIITQVVETGLALGNSATELRNQSIASLSRGEEQSEQSLLVVTSMHEMIATINEISLNAAGAADSAENANRETQEGNTTLKEATSTISSLADEINNTGLVITSLAERTQSIGSILEVIRGISEQTNLLALNAAIEAARAGEAGRGFAVVADEVRNLATKTAQSTGEIQKMIDHLQSEAQSAVNAMNSSKELTIEGSKATEEAQDALARISKQVTAILDLNTQVATATEEQSSVANEINMNLDAVNNSVTAGVHASQELELTSKNLEELAHRLDRHVGSFKI from the coding sequence ATGAAAAAAACAATATTACTCGTAGTGTGTATTATGTTTGCAATTGCTGCTACAGCGAGCATAGTATCAACCTCTTATATCTCGAATAAAGAAATTGATAGTATCATCTTAAAGAAATCACAAGCTCAAGCTTCTTTATTAGCGATTAATGTAGGATATATACTAGAAAATTCTTCTCAGCCATTGATCGATCTACAAAATTTGATGACCTCTTTAAAAGGGCGATCAGATATTACTTATGCGATAGTTATCGATAAAAACATACAAGCTGTTGCACATAGTGATCAGAAAAAACAAAATAAGATTTATGAAGATAGCTACACAATAAAAGGTGCAAGGCAAGGTGTTGAACAATACTCAAAATGGTATGCTGATGTACAGGAAGTATGGGTATATGACATTATGTCGCCAATTTATGTCAATGGACAGCTTTATGGTACGGTGGATATTGGTATTCCGGTTACAGAAGTGAGTGATGCCGCAACAGGGATTTTAATAACTCAACTTATCACCATTGTAGCTATCTTTATTATTTGTATTTGTGTCCTTGTGTGGTTTATGGGGCGCTTGTTCAAGCCGCTATCAGGGTTACAGTTAGCGTTAGAAGATATATCAAAAGGGGATGGCGATCTAACTGTAAGGTTACCAATAAAAGGTCATGATGAAATTGCTCATATCTCGATTGCTTTTAATACATTTGCTGAAAGTATTAATAAAATCATTACTCAAGTTGTAGAGACTGGTTTGGCATTGGGGAATTCGGCTACGGAGTTGAGAAACCAGTCAATAGCTTCTCTTTCTAGAGGTGAGGAGCAGAGTGAGCAATCGTTATTAGTTGTTACCTCTATGCATGAGATGATCGCAACCATTAATGAAATTTCTCTAAATGCAGCGGGTGCTGCCGACTCGGCTGAAAATGCAAATAGAGAAACGCAAGAAGGCAATACAACCCTAAAAGAAGCCACATCAACCATTAGTTCTTTAGCGGATGAAATAAATAATACGGGTTTGGTTATTACATCTTTAGCAGAAAGAACTCAATCCATTGGTTCAATACTTGAAGTTATTAGAGGTATTTCAGAGCAGACTAACCTTCTGGCTTTAAATGCGGCAATAGAAGCAGCTCGTGCAGGTGAAGCGGGAAGAGGTTTCGCGGTTGTAGCTGACGAAGTGAGGAACCTAGCGACTAAAACGGCTCAGTCAACGGGTGAAATTCAAAAGATGATAGATCACTTACAAAGCGAAGCTCAAAGTGCCGTTAATGCGATGAACAGCAGTAAAGAGCTAACAATAGAAGGCTCAAAAGCAACTGAGGAAGCTCAAGATGCTTTAGCTAGAATATCTAAGCAAGTGACAGCGATACTTGATTTGAATACTCAAGTAGCCACAGCAACAGAAGAGCAATCAAGTGTTGCGAATGAAATAAATATGAATTTAGATGCGGTTAATAATTCAGTTACTGCAGGGGTTCATGCTAGTCAAGAATTAGAGCTTACCAGTAAAAATTTAGAAGAGTTAGCACACAGGTTAGATCGTCATGTTGGTTCTTTTAAAATCTAA